In Marinobacter sp. M3C, the genomic stretch TTGGCCGCGGTAACGAGATCGTGGTCACTGCGGTACAGTCGCTGGCACCGCTGATTGAGGGGCGTTCGCTGGCGTCTATTACCGACAATATGGGCAAGTTTTGGCGGGAGATCACCGGTGACAGCCAGCTACGTTGGATTGGCCCCGATAAAGGCGCGATTCATTTAGCCTCCGCCGCCATCGTCAACGCCGTGTGGGATATGTGGGCAAAGCGTGAAGGCAAGCCGGTGTGGAAACTGCTGGTAGATATGACGCCGGAGCAGTTGGTGCGGTGTCTCGATTTCCGTTTTGTCACCGATGCACTAACGCCGGAAGAAGCGATATGCTTGCTACGCCGTCAGTCAACCAGCAAAGCAGCCCGCGAAGCCGAAATGCATCGCGATGGCTACCCCGGCTACACCACCTCATCGGGTTGGTTGGGCTACAGTGACGACAAGGTGCGCCGTTTGGCCCGCGAAGCGCTGGCGGAAGGCTGGACCCACTTCAAGCAGAAGATTGGCGGCGATATCGAAGAGGATGCCCGGCGTGCGGCGCTGCTGCGCGAAGAAATTGGCTGGGATAACGTGCTGATGATGGACGCCAATCAGGTGTGGGGGGTCGACGAGACGGTCACCAAAATGCGCCGCCTGGCTGAATTTGACCCGCTCTGGATTGAAGAACCCACTAGCCCTGACGACATTCTCGGCCACGCCGAGATTCGCCACCGCGTCGCGCCTATCGGGGTCGCCACCGGCGAACATTGCCACAACAAAGTGATGTTCAAGCAGTTCTTCCAGGCCGACGCCATTGATTACTGCCAACTCGACGCTGCACGCCTGGGTGGGCTCAACGAAGTTATCCTGGTGGTGCTGATGGCCGCCAAGTTCGGCGTACCGGTATGCCCTCATGGTGGGGGCGTCGGGCTATGCGAGTACACCCAGCACATCTCGCTGTTCGACTATATTGCGGTATCCGGCAGCCTTGATGGTCGGGTGTTGGAGTATGTCGATCACCTTCATGAGCACTTTATCGACCCGGTTGTGGTACGCCGTGGCCGCTACCAGGTGCCTGACGCGCCGGGCTACAGTATTGCCATGCATGCTGAATCCCAAGCGCAACACCGCTTCCCCGAGGGGGCAGCTTGGCAGGAAGAGCTTTAATGACGGGACACAACACCGGTACCTTTCTCGATAATTTACAAAGCCTGCTCGGCGAGCGCGGCCTAATACGTGAGCCAGCCGCCATGGCGCGCTATGTCAGCGATTGGGCGGGCGATACGCTAGGCATGCCGCTGGCCGTGGCACGCCCAGCGAATACGGCGGAAGTCGCCGAAGTAGTCACGCGCTGCTATGCGCAAGGTATTGCTATGTCGCCACAAGGCGGCCACAGCGGCTTGGTGGCTGGGGCGCTTCCCGCAGCGAGCGGCCAGGAACTGGTGATCAGTCTGGAACGCCTAAACCGTGTACGTGAAATTGATCCGATCAACTTCACCATTACGGTAGACGCTGGCTGCATCCTCGAAAACGTCAAATTGCTCGCAGCGGAACATGACTGTGACTTTCCGCTCTCGCTGGGAGCTCAGGGGAGTTGTCAGATTGGTGGCAATATCGCCACCAATGCGGGCGGGCTTAACGTGCTGCGCTACGGCATGATGCGCGAACTGGTACTGGGACTTGAAGTGGTACTACCCGATGGGCGAATTTGGGATGGCCTTAACGCCCTGCATAAGGACAACCGCGGCTACAACCTTCAACAGCTGCTTCTGGGCAGTGAAGGTACTTTAGGAATCGT encodes the following:
- a CDS encoding L-fuconate dehydratase, encoding MTTITRVAVQDIRFPTSRTLDGSDAMNAAPDYSATYVILHTDDGSHEGHGLTFTIGRGNEIVVTAVQSLAPLIEGRSLASITDNMGKFWREITGDSQLRWIGPDKGAIHLASAAIVNAVWDMWAKREGKPVWKLLVDMTPEQLVRCLDFRFVTDALTPEEAICLLRRQSTSKAAREAEMHRDGYPGYTTSSGWLGYSDDKVRRLAREALAEGWTHFKQKIGGDIEEDARRAALLREEIGWDNVLMMDANQVWGVDETVTKMRRLAEFDPLWIEEPTSPDDILGHAEIRHRVAPIGVATGEHCHNKVMFKQFFQADAIDYCQLDAARLGGLNEVILVVLMAAKFGVPVCPHGGGVGLCEYTQHISLFDYIAVSGSLDGRVLEYVDHLHEHFIDPVVVRRGRYQVPDAPGYSIAMHAESQAQHRFPEGAAWQEEL